From one Bacteroides fragilis NCTC 9343 genomic stretch:
- a CDS encoding SusC/RagA family TonB-linked outer membrane protein, which produces MQTAEVAIRPVVKIILKPDTEVLDEVVVTGYGTFKKSTFTGAASTMATEKLQDIPTMAIEDKLAGSIPGVQISSFSGAPGATTSVRIRGMGSMNAGNDPLYVIDGTPVQSGNISAFNTPNTGEGYNSTGTNVLATLNSNDIESITVIKDAAAASLYGSRAANGVIVITTKRGATGKTQFNFRSDWGFSNIAVNYRPTLNGDDRRELIKFGLKNYYMDEEGMTAAQAEIALEDDIDAFAAKPVNGWTNWKEILFKNGSHQNYEISAQGGTEKTKFYTSLAYAKQEGITARSGLERMTGNANLSHETGRVKVEASTLFSRILQNMTNEGTSFASPIMNAFWTASPSTVPYNEDGTFSSNFPLTNGANPVQTRTYNYDRNAITRSFNTLAATVTLWDELKLREKIAFDYTSSIESVWWDPRSNDGRSSNGVFQRYNRTLETLTTQTQLTYIKTFAQKHNLDALLGFETEDFTDSWVYTHGSQYPGYKNEIANAGETSSNSNRDKSRLTSFLGRVNYNFDNTYYAGVSYRRDGSSRLSRDNRWGNFWSISGSWRFMQESFLESIKNVITDGKLRLSYGVNGTQPSTFYSYMINMYRAGQIYNGQSGMGVIGIGSPDLKWEKNKAFNLGLDLTFWDRLSLTLDYYTRKTNDLLMNKRISYVPGYYDPISFAPTTLQNVGSLENKGVEISLSSTNMQTQDLIWTTTFNIGHNKNKLVKLDGIQTDEIDGALIHRVGEPYYSYYMFEYAGVDPKTGNEMYYKNDGTNETTTLTSEAQKVIVGHHDPKVEGGLTNFVKWKFIDLNLTLTYSLGGKAVDYATWLHDNGGTYTSYGAVPSYYKLEDMWKQEGDNAKLPKFKYGNSRVLSSRWLMPTDYLRLKNLSLGFSAPKGLLSKMGISKARVYFSANNLLTWKSKDLLVDPEMPVDGLCTFEMPALRTYTFGLEIGF; this is translated from the coding sequence ATGCAGACTGCTGAGGTAGCAATTAGGCCTGTTGTGAAAATTATATTAAAACCAGACACTGAAGTCCTTGATGAAGTAGTAGTAACAGGATATGGTACTTTTAAAAAATCAACTTTTACGGGTGCGGCATCTACTATGGCTACAGAAAAGTTACAAGATATACCGACTATGGCCATTGAGGATAAACTTGCAGGTTCTATTCCGGGAGTACAAATCAGTTCATTTTCAGGAGCACCGGGAGCTACTACATCTGTACGTATTCGTGGAATGGGCTCCATGAATGCAGGAAATGATCCTTTATATGTGATTGATGGTACTCCAGTACAGTCAGGGAATATCAGTGCTTTTAATACTCCGAATACGGGGGAAGGATATAATAGTACCGGTACCAATGTATTGGCAACTTTAAACAGTAACGATATAGAATCGATAACAGTTATCAAAGACGCTGCTGCAGCGTCTTTATATGGTTCACGTGCTGCTAATGGCGTTATTGTGATCACCACTAAAAGGGGAGCTACAGGAAAGACTCAGTTCAACTTCCGTAGCGACTGGGGATTTTCCAATATAGCAGTTAATTACCGTCCGACCTTAAATGGAGATGATCGGCGTGAACTGATTAAGTTTGGTTTGAAAAACTATTATATGGATGAAGAAGGCATGACTGCAGCTCAAGCTGAAATTGCCTTGGAAGATGATATTGATGCTTTTGCTGCAAAACCAGTTAATGGTTGGACTAATTGGAAAGAGATCTTATTCAAGAATGGCAGTCACCAAAATTACGAAATCAGTGCCCAGGGAGGAACAGAAAAAACCAAATTCTATACATCTTTGGCTTATGCAAAGCAAGAAGGAATCACTGCACGATCCGGCTTAGAGCGCATGACAGGTAATGCAAATCTTTCTCACGAAACAGGACGTGTAAAAGTGGAAGCTTCTACTTTATTTTCACGTATTCTTCAAAATATGACTAATGAAGGTACTTCTTTTGCCAGTCCTATCATGAATGCTTTTTGGACTGCATCACCTTCCACTGTACCTTATAATGAGGATGGAACATTTAGTTCTAATTTTCCTTTAACGAATGGTGCAAATCCTGTGCAAACTCGGACATATAATTATGATCGTAATGCAATTACTCGTTCTTTCAATACTTTGGCAGCCACTGTTACTCTTTGGGATGAGTTGAAACTACGTGAAAAAATAGCCTTTGATTATACTTCCTCAATAGAGTCTGTATGGTGGGATCCACGTAGTAATGACGGACGTTCCTCCAATGGCGTATTCCAACGTTATAACCGAACATTGGAAACATTGACAACCCAAACCCAGTTGACTTATATTAAAACATTTGCTCAAAAGCATAATTTAGATGCTTTACTTGGTTTTGAAACTGAAGACTTCACAGACTCGTGGGTATATACTCATGGTTCTCAGTATCCTGGCTATAAAAATGAAATAGCAAATGCAGGAGAAACATCTTCTAATAGTAACCGTGATAAATCTCGTTTAACTTCTTTCTTAGGACGTGTAAATTATAATTTTGATAATACATACTATGCAGGCGTTAGTTATCGCCGTGATGGAAGTTCTCGTTTGTCAAGGGATAATCGTTGGGGAAATTTTTGGTCAATATCCGGATCTTGGAGATTTATGCAAGAATCATTTTTAGAGTCTATAAAAAATGTAATAACAGATGGTAAACTCCGTTTGTCATATGGCGTAAATGGGACACAACCAAGTACTTTTTATAGTTATATGATCAATATGTATAGAGCCGGACAAATTTATAACGGCCAGTCAGGTATGGGAGTTATCGGTATTGGTAGTCCTGATTTGAAATGGGAAAAGAATAAGGCTTTTAATCTTGGGTTGGATTTAACCTTTTGGGATCGTTTAAGCCTTACTTTGGATTATTATACGCGTAAAACAAATGATTTGTTAATGAATAAACGGATTTCGTATGTTCCGGGCTATTATGATCCAATAAGTTTCGCCCCTACTACTTTGCAGAATGTAGGTTCATTAGAGAATAAAGGTGTTGAAATTAGTCTGTCATCAACAAATATGCAGACTCAGGACTTGATCTGGACAACTACTTTTAACATTGGACATAATAAGAATAAGCTGGTCAAACTGGATGGTATTCAGACAGATGAGATTGATGGCGCATTAATACATCGAGTAGGTGAACCATATTATTCTTACTACATGTTTGAATATGCAGGAGTTGATCCGAAAACCGGTAATGAGATGTATTATAAAAATGATGGAACCAATGAGACTACAACATTGACTTCTGAAGCGCAGAAAGTAATAGTCGGGCATCATGATCCGAAAGTAGAGGGAGGATTGACCAATTTCGTAAAATGGAAATTTATTGACCTTAATCTGACACTGACTTATTCATTAGGAGGGAAGGCAGTAGATTATGCAACTTGGCTACACGATAATGGCGGTACTTATACGTCTTATGGCGCAGTTCCTTCATACTATAAATTGGAAGATATGTGGAAACAGGAAGGTGACAATGCTAAATTACCGAAATTTAAATACGGTAATTCACGTGTACTGTCGTCACGTTGGTTGATGCCCACTGACTATCTCCGTCTGAAAAACCTGTCATTGGGTTTCTCTGCCCCCAAAGGCTTATTGTCTAAGATGGGTATCTCCAAAGCAAGGGTTTACTTCTCTGCTAACAATCTGCTGACTTGGAAATCAAAAGATTTGCTGGTTGATCCCGAAATGCCGGTAGATGGTTTATGTACTTTCGAAATGCCTGCATTAAGAACATATACATTTGGTCTCGAAATTGGTTTTTAA
- a CDS encoding Tsr0667 family tyrosine-type DNA invertase: MDKIIYSLVYNRKKSLNKKGMALVQVEAYLNRKKKYFSTKVYLSPDQWDFKKRMVKNHPNADAINHMLYEFMAEIEKKELGLWQQGKQISLDSLKNSMENQDDSTSFIAFFRNEIAKSSLKESTKRNHLSTLELLRSYKKDVSFSELTFEFISSFDHYLQQKGYHTNTIAKHMKHLKRHINVAINKEYMEIQKYAFRKYKIKSVENNHTHLSPEELGKIESLELGGRFTKLEKTKDAFLFCCYAGLRYSDFTNLSPENIVKMHQETWLIYKSVKTNTEVRLPLYLLFEGKGIEVLNKYQDDLADFFKLRDNSNVNKELLIIAKLSGLNKRISFHTARHTNATLLIYSGVNITTVQKLLGHKSVKTTQVYTNIMDITIVRDLEKSKNNRKVSYM, from the coding sequence ATTTAAACAGAAAAAAGAAATATTTCTCTACCAAAGTTTACTTGAGTCCCGATCAATGGGATTTTAAGAAGAGAATGGTTAAGAACCATCCTAATGCAGATGCTATCAATCACATGCTTTACGAGTTTATGGCAGAAATAGAGAAGAAAGAGTTGGGATTGTGGCAACAGGGGAAACAGATTTCATTGGATTCATTAAAGAATTCTATGGAAAATCAAGACGACAGCACTTCATTTATTGCATTTTTCCGCAACGAAATAGCAAAATCTTCATTGAAGGAAAGTACAAAACGCAATCATCTCTCAACATTAGAATTATTAAGGAGTTATAAGAAGGATGTGTCATTTTCTGAATTGACTTTTGAATTTATATCCTCATTTGATCACTATCTTCAGCAAAAAGGATATCATACTAACACAATTGCGAAACACATGAAACATCTAAAGCGTCATATTAATGTAGCCATAAATAAAGAATATATGGAAATACAGAAATATGCCTTTCGGAAATATAAGATCAAGAGTGTTGAGAATAATCATACTCACCTCTCTCCGGAGGAATTAGGAAAGATTGAAAGTCTGGAATTGGGGGGACGGTTCACTAAACTGGAAAAGACCAAAGATGCTTTCCTCTTTTGTTGTTATGCGGGATTACGATATTCTGACTTCACCAACTTATCCCCTGAAAACATAGTGAAAATGCATCAAGAAACTTGGCTTATTTATAAATCTGTGAAAACGAACACGGAAGTACGTCTTCCGCTTTATCTTTTATTTGAGGGGAAAGGAATAGAAGTCTTGAATAAATATCAAGATGATCTTGCCGATTTTTTTAAGCTTAGAGATAATTCAAATGTGAATAAGGAACTATTGATCATAGCAAAATTATCAGGGCTAAATAAACGTATTTCGTTCCATACCGCTCGCCATACCAATGCCACATTATTAATATACAGTGGAGTCAATATTACTACTGTACAAAAGCTATTGGGACATAAAAGTGTGAAAACAACACAGGTTTATACTAATATAATGGACATAACTATTGTAAGAGACTTAGAAAAGTCTAAAAATAATCGCAAAGTATCTTATATGTAA